Proteins encoded by one window of Acinonyx jubatus isolate Ajub_Pintada_27869175 chromosome X, VMU_Ajub_asm_v1.0, whole genome shotgun sequence:
- the ATP6AP1 gene encoding V-type proton ATPase subunit S1, which translates to MAATAAARLQAGTRQAPALWQMRWLLLVLVAVAEAEQQVPLVLWSSDRDLWGPAANTHEGHITSDMQLSTYLDPALELGPRNVLLFLQDKLSIEDFTAYGGVFGNKQDSAFSNLENALDLAPSSLVLPAVDWYAVSTLTTYLQEKLGASPLHVDLATLRELRLNASLPALLLIRLPYTASSGLMAPREVLTGNDEVIGQVLSTLKSEDVPYTAALTAVRPSRVARDVAMVTGGLGRQLLQKQTVSAVVHPPVSYNDTAPRILFWAQNFSVAYGNHWEDLTSLTFGVQDLNLTGSFWNDSVARLSLTYEQLFGTTVTFRFILANRFYPVSARHWFTMERLEIHSNGSVTYFNASQVTGPSIYSFHCEYVSCLGKNGDLLVPRVRPSLWQMTLQHFQIQAFNVTGEQFSYASDCAGFFSPGIWMGLLTSLFMLFIFTYGLHMILSLKTMDRFDDHKGPAISLTQIV; encoded by the exons ATGGCGGCGACCGCAGCGGCTCGGCTTCAGGCGGGGACGCGGCAGGCCCCAGCGCTCTGGCAGATGCGGTGGCTACTGCTGGTGCTGGTGGCGGTGGCGGAGGCGGAGCAGCAGGTGCCGCTGGTGCTGTGGTCGAGTGACCG GGACTTGTGGGGTCCTGCGGCCAACACCCACGAGGGCCACATCACCAGCGACATGCAGCTCTCCACCTACTTAGACCCCGCCCTGGAGCTGGGCCCCCGGAATGTGCTGCTGTTCCTCCAGGACAAG CTGAGCATTGAGGACTTCACAGCATATGGTGGCGTGTTTGGAAACAAGCAGGATAGCGCCTTTTCGAACCTGGAG aATGCCCTGGATCTGGCTCCTTCCTCTCTCGTGCTTCCTGCCGTCGATTGGTATGCGGTCAGCACTCTGACCACTTACCTGCAGGAGAAGCTTGGGGCCAGCCCCCTGCACGTGGACTTGGCCACCCTGCGGGAGCTGAGACTCAATGCCAGCCTCCCAGCCTTGCTGCTCATCCGCCTACCGTACACAGCCAG CTCAGGTCTGATGGCGCCGAGGGAAGTCCTCACGGGCAATG ATGAGGTCATCGGGCAGGTGCTGAGCACACTCAAATCCGAAGACGTCCCATACACCGCGGCCCTCACGGCGGTCCGCCCTTCCCGG GTGGCCCGTGATGTAGCCATGGTGACTGGGGGGCTAGGTCGCCAGCTGCTGCAAAAACAGACAGTGTCAGCTGTGGTCCATCCCCCTGTGAGTTACAATGACACTGCCCCCCGGATCCTGTTCTGGGCCCAAAACTTCTCGGTGGCATACGGGAACCACTGGGAGGACCTGACCTCCCTCACCTTTGGGGTCCAGGATCTTAACCTCACTGGCTCCTTCTGGAATGACTCTGTTGCCAG GCTTTCGCTGACCTACGAACAACTCTTTGGTACCACCGTGACGTTCAG GTTCATTCTGGCCAACCGCTTCTACCCAGTGTCTGCCCGCCACTGGTTTACCATGGAGCGCCTTGAAATCCACAGCAACGGCTCTGTCACCTACTTCAATGCCTCCCAGGTCACAGGGCCTAGCATCTACTCCTTTCATTGCGAGTACGTCAGCTGTCTGGGCAAGAACGGCGACCTCCTCGTGCCCCGCGTGCGGCCCTCTCTCTGGCAGATGACCCTTCAGCACTTCCAG ATCCAAGCCTTCAACGTGACAGGCGAGCAGTTCTCCTACGCCAGTGACTGCGCCGGCTTCTTCTCCCCAGGCATCTGGATGGGGCTGCTCacttccctgttcatgctgttcATCTTTACCTATGGCTTACACATGATCCTCAGCCTCAAGACCATGGACCGCTTTGACGACCACAAGGGCCCCGCCATCTCTTTGACCCAGATTGTGTGA
- the GDI1 gene encoding rab GDP dissociation inhibitor alpha has product MDEEYDVIVLGTGLTECILSGIMSVNGKKVLHMDRNPYYGGESSSITPLEELYKRFQLLEGPPEAMGRGRDWNVDLIPKFLMANGQLVKMLLYTEVTRYLDFKVVEGSFVYKGGKIYKVPSTETEALASNLMGMFEKRRFRKFLVFVANFDENDPKTFEGVDPQSTSMRDVYRKFDLGQDVIDFTGHALALYRTDDYLDQPCLETINRIKLYSESLARYGKSPYLYPLYGLGELPQGFARLSAIYGGTYMLNKPVDDIIMENGKVVGVKSEGEVARCKQLICDPSYIPDRVRKAGQVIRIICILSHPIKNTNDANSCQIIIPQNQVNRKSDIYVCMISYAHNVAAQGKYIAIASTTVETAEPEKEVEPALELLEPIDQKFVAISDLYEPIDDGSESQVFCSCSYDATTHFETTCNDIKDIYKRMAGSAFDFENMKRKQNDVFGEADQ; this is encoded by the exons ATGGACGAGGAATACGACGTGATCGTGCTGGGGACCGGCCTCACC GAATGTATCCTGTCCGGCATCATGTCCGTGAACGGGAAGAAAGTGCTGCACATGGACAGGAACCCCTACTATGGGGGAGAGAGCTCCTCCATCACgcccctggaggag CTGTATAAGCGTTTTCAGTTGCTGGAGGGGCCCCCTGAGGCCATGGGCAGGGGCCGAGACTGGAACGTCGACCTGATCCCCAAATTCCTCATGGCCAATG GGCAGCTGGTAAAGATGCTGCTGTATACAGAGGTGACGCGCTACCTGGACTTCAAGGTGGTGGAAGGCAGCTTTGTCTACAAGGGGGGAAAGATCTATAAAGTGCCATCCACTGAGACCGAAGCCTTGGCTTCCA ATCTGATGGGCATGTTTGAGAAACGGCGTTTCCGCAAATTCCTGGTGTTTGTAGCAAACTTTGATGAGAACGACCCCAAGACCTTCGAGGGTGTCGACCCCCAGAGCACCAGCATGCGCGACGTCTACCGGAAGTTTGACCTGGGCCAGGACGTCATCGACTTCACTGGCCATGCCCTGGCGCTCTACCGCACTGATGA TTACCTGGACCAGCCTTGTCTCGAGACCATCAACCGCATCAAGTTGTACAGTGAGTCTCTGGCTCGGTACGGAAAGAGTCCTTATTTATATCCGCTCTACGGCCTCGGTGAGCTGCCCCAGGGCTTTGCAAG GTTGAGTGCCATCTATGGGGGGACATATATGCTGAACAAACCCGTGGATGACATCATCATGGAGAATGGCAAGGTGGTGGGTGTGAAGTCTGAGGGAGAG GTGGCCCGCTGCAAGCAGCTGATCTGTGACCCCAGCTACATTCCAGACCGGGTGCGGAAAGCCGGCCAGGTTATCCGTATCATCTGTATCCTTAGCCACCCCATCAAGAACACCAATGATGCCAACTCCTGCCAAATCATCATCCCCCAGAACCAAGTTAACAGGAAGTCAG ACATCTACGTGTGCATGATCTCCTACGCACACAACGTGGCCGCGCAGGGCAAGTACATCGCCATTGCCAGCACCACGGTGGAGACTGCAGAGCCGGAAAAGGAGGTTGAGCCTGCCCTGGAGCTGCTGGAGCCCATTGACCAGaa GTTTGTGGCCATCAGTGACTTATATGAGCCCATTGACGATGGTTCCGAGAGCCAG GTGTTCTGTTCCTGTTCCTATGATGCCACTACACACTTCGAGACAACCTGCAATGACATCAAAGACATCTACAAGCGCATGGCAGGCTCCGCTTTTGACTTTGAGAACATGAAGCGCAAACAGAATGACGTTTTTGGAGAAGCTGACCAGTGA
- the FAM50A gene encoding protein FAM50A: MAQYKGAASEAGRAMHLMKKREKQREQMEQMKQRIAEENIMKSNIDKKFSAHYDAVEAELKSSTVGLVTLNDMKAKQEALVKEREKQLAKKEQSKELQLKLEKLREKERKKEAKRKISSLSFTLEEEEEAGDEDEEVAVYEEELEREEITAKKRKLGKNPDVDTSFLPDRDREEEENRLREELRQEWEAKQEKIKSEEIEITFSYWDGSGHRRTVKMKKGNTMQQFLQKALEILRKDFSELRSAGVEQLMYIKEDLIIPHHHSFYDFIVTKARGKSGPLFNFDVHDDVRLLSDATVEKDESHAGKVVLRSWYEKNKHIFPASRWEPYDPEKKWDKYTIR; this comes from the exons atggcTCAGTACAAGGGCGCCGCGAGCGAGGCGGGCCGCGCCATGCACCTGATGAAGAAGCGGGAGAAGCAGCGCGAGCAGATGGAGCAGATGAAGCAACGGATTGCCGAG GAGAACATAATGAAATCTAACATCGACAAGAAGTTCTCTGCGCACTACGACGCCGTGGAGGCGGAGCTCAAGTCCAGCACCGTCG GTCTCGTGACCCTGAATGACATGAAGGCCAAGCAAGAGGCGCtggtgaaggagagggagaagcagcTGGCCAAGAAAGAGCAGTCGAAGGAGCTGCAATT GAAGCTGGAGAAGCTACGAGAGAAGGAGCGCAAGAAGGAGGCCAAGCGGAAGATCTCCAGCCTGTCCTTCActctggaggaagaggaggaggcaggtgaCGAGGATGAGGAGGTGGCTGTGTATGAGGAGGAGCTGGAGAGGGAAG AGATCACTgcaaagaagaggaaattgggGAAGAACCCAGATGTGGACACGAGCTTCCTGCCCGACCGAGACCGTGAG gaagAGGAGAACCGGCTCCGGGAAGAGCTGCGGCAGGAGTGGGAGGCCAAGCAGGAGAAAATCAAGA GTGAGGAGATCGAAATCACCTTCAGTTACTGGGATGGCTCCGGGCACCGGCGGACGGTCaag ATGAAAAAGGGCAACACGATGCAGCAATTCCTGCAGAAGGCCCTTGAAATCCTGCGCAAAGACTTCAGCGAGCTCAG GTCAGCGGGGGTGGAGCAGCTCATGTACATCAAGGAGGACCTGATCATCCCCCAC CACCACAGCTTCTATGACTTCATTGTCACCAAGGCCCGAGGGAAGAGTG GGCCGCTCTTTAATTTTGACGTTCACGATGACGTGCGGCTGCTCAGTGACGCGACCGTGGAGAAGGATGAG TCACACGCGGGCAAGGTGGTGCTGCGGAGCTGGTACGAAAAGAACAAGCACATCTTCCCTGCCAGCCGCTGGGAGCCCTACGACCCCGAGAAAAAGTGGGACAAGTACACG ATCCGGTGA